CCCTTTTTTATGCATTCGCTGGAGATTCTATAACGATTAGATGCAGAAGTATTACTGTTCCAAATTCGACAGCAGTTATGACTCAAATATTCTCATTCACTTTCATGGATACAGACGGAAACAAATATTCGCAAAGCGTATTTGCACGAGACAGCAAAATAACATCGAATCTCCCTATCCTTGAAAAAAGTAAATAATGTTGCCCTCTCTATTTGTGAAAGAGCAACAAAATCAAACTCTCTTCTCAAATTTCCGTTGGCGCTTTTTAATCTGGTACATATTACTATTCAATATATTTACAATTGCATCATGATGATTAGTTGCTTTGTTTTGTAATCCCCGAGATTGAAGGATTTTAAAATTAGTAAGATCCACTTCGACAGTTTCTACAGGTTTCCCTTTAATTCGTGCAGACAAGACCAAAGAGTCTTTCTTCCTATAATAACCACCAGAAAAAACACAATGATGAAAACGGTCTCCTTCTTCAACAAACTCCGAGACAGAACGGAGAGGAACGATAGTAATATCTCCAGATGCAAATACTAAGTCGAAGTATTTACTCTTTTCCTTCTCATACTTTTTCTGACTTTCTTCCATATCTCTCTTTTTGGCCTCTAGAGCTTCGCGCCTTCTGATTTCTTCATGTTTTCTAATCGTTCTTTGATGATCCAATATTAGATTAACTGAACAAACGTATTTAGGACTTCTAAGATCTTTTCTAAGATGAGAAAGTAAACTGAGCTGATCCAGCCACATACCTGCATCTTTTACTGTGTAATTATTACGGATAGCTATTTTAATAGAATCCCAAAAACGTTCCACGACAATTTTTTTTTCTCCCAATCTTCCACGGAGCAAACTATATTGTTTAGCTTTTATAAGAGTTTCTGCTTTACAATCTTTAATTAATCCATAAAACATTTGATATGGGCTCAAACCATGGAAATTCTTTTTAAATCCGTTACGTTTTAAGATGGGGATAATTTTCATTTTGGGATATACCTTAGCTGGATACAGATCATATTTACCTCTATATTTGTCCCAATTTCTAATTTCATTATACCCTGAAAATGTATCATGATACCAGGAAAGATTCCTTTGCTTTCCAAAGATGGTTGTTTTCCCGTCTTCGTTCATCCATTGTTGAGAAACTTCCCAAATATTGAAATTAGGCGCTTCTCCAGATTTGTGATAACAGTAAATCTCAAAGTATCTATTAACCTGAAATCCCTTATGAGTGGTGATTATAGCCATCATACTTCTTTGCATGTCCTTTCTCTTTCGTGTGTCTTCTATTGTAAGTTCACGATTACAACAAGGACATTCCAATTTTGGTACAATTTGCACTCCTTGGAAAATATGCCCACAACTCAAGCACGAAATTTTATTTGATTTGGTTCTATAACCGACATGCTTTATACAGTTTTCAAAAGCCCAATACCTTTGTTCATTAGTTAAG
The Sphingobacterium multivorum genome window above contains:
- a CDS encoding PcfJ domain-containing protein translates to MKPRTKLHHQVIGLAGDIPALTNEQRYWAFENCIKHVGYRTKSNKISCLSCGHIFQGVQIVPKLECPCCNRELTIEDTRKRKDMQRSMMAIITTHKGFQVNRYFEIYCYHKSGEAPNFNIWEVSQQWMNEDGKTTIFGKQRNLSWYHDTFSGYNEIRNWDKYRGKYDLYPAKVYPKMKIIPILKRNGFKKNFHGLSPYQMFYGLIKDCKAETLIKAKQYSLLRGRLGEKKIVVERFWDSIKIAIRNNYTVKDAGMWLDQLSLLSHLRKDLRSPKYVCSVNLILDHQRTIRKHEEIRRREALEAKKRDMEESQKKYEKEKSKYFDLVFASGDITIVPLRSVSEFVEEGDRFHHCVFSGGYYRKKDSLVLSARIKGKPVETVEVDLTNFKILQSRGLQNKATNHHDAIVNILNSNMYQIKKRQRKFEKRV